A region of the Stutzerimonas stutzeri genome:
GCCGCGAAGTGATTTGGCAGGTGGCAGCACGGCGCAGCACTTACAAAAAGCTGGGCAAGAGCAGCGCGCTGTACAAAGCCAGACGCAAGATCGAGAAATCCAAGGCTCAGGTACGGGCCAAGGTTGAGCACCCGTTTCGGGTGATCAAGCGGCAGTTCGGTTATGTGAAGACGCGCTTCCGTGGCTTGGCCAAGAATACTGCGCAACTGGTGACGCTGTTCGCGTTGTCGAACCTGTGGATGGCACGCCGACATTTGCTGACCAATGCAGGAGAGGTGCGCCTGTAATGCAGGAAATGGCCGCCGCGAGGTGTTCTCGGCGGCTAGAAACACCGAAATGAGCTGGTTATCTGATCGTTTTTGATCGGTTTGCCGCTTTCAAAATCGGCGGAGGCTGAAGTCAGCCGGAAATGCATGGCTACTTCAGACCATCCCTAGCGAATATGTGCTCGTAGAGACAATCCAAGGGGATTTGAACAAAGACGGTAAAACGGACTATGTGCTGCTAATAAAGGGAACGGATAAAGAAAAGTTCTTTGACCACGAATACCTTGGAACATTGGATCGTAACCGCAGGGGCATTATCATCGCCTTCGAAAGCAACGGAGAATATGAACTCGTCCTGAAAAATCTCGATTGCTTTTCATCTGAGAATGAAGACGGAGGTGTTTATTTCGCTCCAGACCTGAGCATAAGCGTTCACAAAGGAAGTCTATTCATCAGCTATGGCCATGGCAGATACGGTTATTGGTCTCATAATTTTCGCTATCAGAACTCAAGCTTCGAGCTGATCGGCTACGACAGCAGCCAAAACCGCGGACCTCTGATTGAAAGAGAGGTCAGCATAAACTTTCTGACCAAAAAAATCCTGACAAGAGAAAACATAAATCAGGATGCGGAAGGCGGTGACGAGCACTTCAAGGAAACCTGGAAAATATTTACGCTGCCAAAGCCGATCAAGTTAGAAGAAATTATTGATTTCGATGAATTATATATGGAGCGCCTGGTTGAATCATAAAAACATACAACACAAAAGCATCTTGGCTTAACTACCGCTCGCCGCGCCATAATCTGGCCTGACAGCGACAGCCTGGACAGGGCCGATCATCGTGCCACCGAGGGCAGCGGCCTTCGCCCCAGCAAACCTAGGAATCGTATGAAAGTCGAAACTTTCTCACCAGCAGACATGTTTGAACCGATCGGTCCGTATAGTCATATCGCTAAAGCCGGCCCTTTCATAACAATCTCCGGAACACCCGGTGTCGACCCTGCTACGTCTCAGCTTGCTGGGGCCGACGCATATAGCCAGGCCAAGCAAATCGTTCGGAACCTAAGGTCCTTGCTGGCCCAAGTTAATGCGTCACTCAATGACGTAATGCATGTTCATGTATTTCTGAAGCGAGTTGAAGACTTCAAAGAAATGAACCGCGCGTACTCGGAAGAATTCGGCGACCATCAACCGGCCCGCACAGTGATCTGTATTGCTGACCTGCCAAAGGAAGGAGCGCTGATGACCATGAATCTAACGGCCTTTGCGCAGCTCGACTGTAATCGCGCTGTATAGGCAAGGTAAATTGATGAAGAAAATACTGGTCAGTTCGTGTCTTGCCGGGGAAAGAGTAAGATACAACGGTGGCTGCCTTAACATCGCTGACCAGAGCATGGACTGGTTGAATAGTAACTTCGAAATCATGCGCTTTTGCCCTGAAGTTGCATCAGGCCTACCCACGCCGAGAGCCCCAGCTGAAATTTTGATCGGTACGGGAAAAGACGTACTGGATCAGGGTTCTCAGGTTATTGGAAACGACGGGCTTGATGTCACCGACTACTTTTTACGCGGTGCTAAGCTGACGCTGGAGTTCTGCAAGGTGCATGGAATCAAGTATGCGATTCTGGCGGAATCGAGCCCATCGTGTGGTAGTTCTTCAATCTACGACGGCACATTCACAGGCAATAAAATTCCAGGCCGAGGAGTTACCACAGAGCTTTTGGAACGCAATGGCATCCAGGTATTTAGCCAGCACACTATTGCGCAGATAAAGGCAGAAATTGAAAAGAGCAAGTAAGAAAAAACTCGCCGTTTGCCAGGGCGTCCAGTACGTCGCACAACCAGCCCGCCAGTTGCTCGCATTCGAACACGCCCTGCCCATCACCGTATCGCCTGGATTGATCAAGGACAGGAATACCGCGGCGTTCGCCTGGGCTTGCTGGCCTCGCCGGAGGTATTGGCCTGGACGAGTACATCCGGCTGACGCCCCTCGATGTGCAGGCGTCGATCTAGGGCCTCGGCCACTCGCAAACTGTCTAGTGCCTGAAACTCGCTGGCAAAACTCGCCACTTGCTTGGCCTTGTTGAAGATGCTCCGTGTTCGTCTTGCAGAGCGAGCATCAGTGGCCTCCTTTGGCCGTGACAACCGCGTCGGCTGCCGGGCTGACCGCTCCCTCGCGACGTGGCAAACGACCATTGAGCAGAGCGTGCGCCGCCAGGCCGATCAACAATCCCCAGAACGCCCCTCCGATTCCCAGCAGAGTGATGTTCGCGGCGCACGCCAGAAAGGTAATCAGCGAGGCTTCGCGGGATTTGACGTCAGCCATGGCGCTGGCCAGGCTTGCGCCGATAGTACCGAGCAGGGCCAACCCGGCCAGCGCTGTAATAAAGGCGGCCGGGAGCGCCATAAATACGGCCGCGAGGGTCACCCCGAAAACCCCAACAAGGATGTAGAGCACGCCTGCGGCAACCCCGGCGATCCAGCGCTTGGATGGATCCTCCGAGGCTTCTTTTCCGGTGCAAATGGCTGCCGTGATCGCGGCGATGTTGAAGGCGTGAGAACCGAAAGGTGCCATCAGCAATGAACCAAGCCCGGTAACCGTGAGGATGGGGTTGGCGCTGGTGCTGAAACCATCGTTGCGCAGCACCAGCATGCCCGGCATGTACTGGCCGGTGAGGGTAATCAGAAACAGCGGCAGCGCCACGCTAAGCAACGCATTGAGCGAGAACTCGGGCCGAGTGAATAGCGGCGCCGCAAATTGCAGAGACAGCCCCGAAAGATCCACACGGCCTTGCGCCAGCAAGAAGCCCAGCCCAAGCATCAGAATACCCACGACCGCGTAGCGCGCCGTGAAGCGTTTGAGCACCACATAAGCTGCAATCAGCAAGCCGACCAATACGGGATCAAGGCTCATGCCAGCAAACGCGCCGAT
Encoded here:
- a CDS encoding RidA family protein — its product is MKVETFSPADMFEPIGPYSHIAKAGPFITISGTPGVDPATSQLAGADAYSQAKQIVRNLRSLLAQVNASLNDVMHVHVFLKRVEDFKEMNRAYSEEFGDHQPARTVICIADLPKEGALMTMNLTAFAQLDCNRAV
- a CDS encoding DUF523 domain-containing protein, translated to MKKILVSSCLAGERVRYNGGCLNIADQSMDWLNSNFEIMRFCPEVASGLPTPRAPAEILIGTGKDVLDQGSQVIGNDGLDVTDYFLRGAKLTLEFCKVHGIKYAILAESSPSCGSSSIYDGTFTGNKIPGRGVTTELLERNGIQVFSQHTIAQIKAEIEKSK
- a CDS encoding benzoate/H(+) symporter BenE family transporter, whose translation is MSSSASAAPLRLRDLLHPIVAGLVSVIVNYGGTFILVFQAAKVAGLSPELTASWVWSVSIGVGITGLLLSWMNREPIITAWSTPAAAFLVVALSTTPYTEAIGAYVISAAAFVLLGVSGCFEKVIRLIPPGVAAALLAGILLQFGIGAFAGMSLDPVLVGLLIAAYVVLKRFTARYAVVGILMLGLGFLLAQGRVDLSGLSLQFAAPLFTRPEFSLNALLSVALPLFLITLTGQYMPGMLVLRNDGFSTSANPILTVTGLGSLLMAPFGSHAFNIAAITAAICTGKEASEDPSKRWIAGVAAGVLYILVGVFGVTLAAVFMALPAAFITALAGLALLGTIGASLASAMADVKSREASLITFLACAANITLLGIGGAFWGLLIGLAAHALLNGRLPRREGAVSPAADAVVTAKGGH